One window of Streptomyces sp. FIT100 genomic DNA carries:
- a CDS encoding aminoglycoside phosphotransferase family protein, giving the protein MLVDACQVLGLDCAGAEPIRIAENAIWRLPGQLVARISRPGGTPTARRELAVANWLADHGIPAVRPAPGVDQPTTVDGRAVTIWEELPPHRDGTVNEVAHLLKALHSLPEPDFALEPLEPFSKIRTRLNQAAVVDDANLAWLHSYTDRLEAAWLRLVEAPTLSRCVLHGDAWVGNVAAAEDGISYLLDLDSFTTGPREWDLTSTAVKLTSTGGITSSDYEEFCSIYGADVTAWPGYETLRDIRELRMTAYACRIATEHPGHPHALREVQYRIECLMGRQGARPWRWTAVP; this is encoded by the coding sequence GTGCTGGTCGACGCCTGCCAGGTTCTGGGACTCGACTGCGCAGGCGCCGAGCCGATCCGGATCGCGGAGAACGCCATCTGGCGGCTCCCCGGGCAGCTCGTCGCACGTATCTCCCGACCCGGGGGTACCCCTACCGCACGACGTGAACTCGCCGTCGCCAACTGGCTCGCCGACCACGGCATACCCGCTGTACGCCCTGCCCCCGGCGTTGACCAGCCGACCACCGTCGATGGCCGGGCCGTGACGATCTGGGAGGAGCTGCCGCCCCACCGGGACGGCACGGTCAATGAGGTCGCCCACCTCCTCAAGGCTCTGCATTCCCTGCCCGAGCCGGACTTCGCCCTGGAGCCGCTCGAGCCTTTCAGTAAGATCCGAACAAGGCTGAACCAGGCAGCGGTTGTCGACGACGCCAATCTTGCCTGGCTGCACAGCTATACGGACAGACTGGAGGCGGCGTGGCTGCGCCTGGTGGAGGCCCCCACGCTCTCGCGATGCGTCCTGCATGGTGACGCCTGGGTCGGCAATGTCGCAGCGGCCGAAGACGGCATTTCCTATCTCCTCGACCTCGACAGTTTCACCACGGGCCCCCGGGAGTGGGATCTGACGTCCACCGCCGTCAAGCTCACGTCGACCGGCGGCATCACGTCCAGCGACTACGAGGAGTTCTGCTCCATCTACGGCGCGGACGTCACTGCCTGGCCAGGCTACGAGACCCTGCGCGATATTCGGGAACTGCGCATGACCGCCTACGCTTGCCGGATCGCCACCGAGCACCCCGGCCATCCGCACGCTCTCCGCGAAGTCCAGTACAGGATCGAATGCTTGATGGGGCGCCAAGGGGCGCGGCCCTGGCGATGGACCGCCGTGCCGTAG
- a CDS encoding helix-turn-helix domain-containing protein codes for MPQPSKDLDPTRSPRDWFGAHVRHWRQVRGLSQQALGLRVHVSGSTIAKIEKAERPCDLDLARSLDEALHTGGILAWLLRSMAADADEAPNDADKPAGSPAPPGALGFPGVMLSTAESTTDDGSHVNRRAFLSATGVTALLTSAPFSHLIKPSEPSALPTVVRREDIEQIEAAATVLAGWDHHYGGGGIVRTAAEAQLRWASALLELPCGDTLRPGLFASAARLGMVVGAADFDAHAHEDARRVYAFAAACAEEAAQWHLRAKIYSYRARQAVWLGDCDTGLTYAELGLIHENRLTATERAMLYTAKARALARAGDAQSALRAVGQADEAFAQSQPGEDPPWMTYYDAAQHAGDTGHALYDLAMAGYQSASAADRLRAAVEGHTDAYPRSRVFSRTKLATLTMAGGDPTEAAAIGHQALDEVAKLHSQRAVDDMRHLARLAATHRAIPEAAALRDRIKETIKT; via the coding sequence GTGCCGCAGCCATCCAAGGATCTTGATCCGACCCGGTCTCCGCGGGACTGGTTCGGCGCCCACGTGCGTCACTGGCGTCAGGTGCGCGGGCTTTCGCAGCAGGCCCTGGGCTTGCGCGTCCACGTCAGCGGCAGCACGATCGCCAAGATCGAGAAAGCCGAGCGCCCCTGTGATCTGGATTTGGCACGGTCACTCGACGAGGCACTGCACACGGGGGGCATCCTGGCGTGGCTCTTGCGGAGCATGGCCGCTGACGCGGACGAGGCCCCTAATGATGCGGACAAGCCGGCCGGGTCACCGGCGCCACCAGGCGCTCTGGGCTTCCCGGGAGTCATGCTGTCGACTGCCGAAAGCACGACCGACGACGGGAGCCACGTGAACCGCCGCGCCTTCCTCTCCGCCACTGGGGTCACCGCTCTATTGACCAGCGCCCCGTTTTCACACCTGATCAAGCCGAGCGAGCCGTCCGCCCTGCCGACCGTGGTCCGTCGCGAAGACATTGAGCAGATTGAGGCCGCCGCGACCGTGCTCGCCGGCTGGGATCACCACTACGGCGGCGGTGGAATCGTCCGTACGGCCGCTGAGGCCCAGCTTCGCTGGGCCTCAGCCCTTCTCGAACTCCCCTGCGGCGACACGCTGCGTCCCGGTTTGTTCGCCTCCGCGGCCCGCCTCGGCATGGTCGTTGGTGCAGCGGACTTCGATGCTCACGCCCACGAGGACGCCCGCCGCGTCTACGCCTTCGCTGCAGCCTGCGCCGAGGAAGCCGCCCAATGGCACCTGCGCGCGAAGATCTACTCGTACCGAGCTCGACAGGCCGTGTGGCTCGGCGACTGCGATACCGGCCTCACGTATGCCGAACTCGGTCTCATCCACGAGAACCGCCTCACAGCCACCGAGCGCGCCATGCTCTACACCGCCAAGGCCCGCGCTCTGGCCAGAGCCGGAGACGCGCAGTCAGCGTTGCGCGCGGTCGGCCAGGCCGATGAAGCGTTCGCGCAGAGCCAGCCTGGTGAGGATCCGCCGTGGATGACCTACTACGACGCCGCCCAGCACGCGGGCGACACCGGCCATGCCCTCTACGACCTTGCAATGGCCGGGTATCAGTCGGCCAGCGCAGCAGACCGGTTACGCGCAGCTGTCGAAGGGCACACCGATGCCTACCCACGGTCTCGTGTGTTCTCCCGGACGAAACTGGCGACCTTGACGATGGCCGGGGGAGACCCGACCGAGGCTGCTGCCATCGGGCACCAAGCCCTTGACGAGGTGGCGAAACTGCACTCACAACGGGCAGTGGACGACATGCGCCATCTCGCCAGGCTCGCCGCCACGCATCGCGCGATCCCCGAGGCAGCAGCCCTGCGCGACCGCATCAAGGAGACGATCAAGACGTGA
- a CDS encoding class I SAM-dependent methyltransferase, which translates to MNGTTEQQGSTGGWSEQQIAYYRARADEYDGTYTNRMSMPRLAKSIEALPISGDVLELACGTGQWTRLLYRRARSLTALDAAPEMLRHARNRMQGTTTRFIEADIFEWEPDRHYDTVFLAFWLSHVPPAEMEPFWDLLRWALAPGGCVVFLDDSPAKAEIEELAVGAPVPTVHRTLADGSRHLAVKVLRDPAGLSSQLNGLGWESHVEAVDPFHLTGVARPRETA; encoded by the coding sequence GTGAACGGAACGACTGAGCAACAAGGCAGTACGGGCGGATGGTCTGAACAGCAGATCGCCTACTACAGGGCACGCGCCGACGAGTACGACGGCACGTACACCAATCGCATGAGCATGCCGCGGCTTGCGAAGTCCATCGAGGCACTGCCGATCAGCGGTGACGTCCTGGAGCTGGCTTGCGGTACGGGCCAGTGGACCCGGCTGCTCTATCGCCGTGCACGCAGCCTTACCGCGCTGGACGCTGCACCGGAGATGCTCCGTCATGCCCGCAACCGTATGCAGGGCACCACCACCCGCTTCATCGAGGCGGACATCTTCGAGTGGGAGCCGGACCGCCATTACGACACGGTGTTCCTCGCCTTCTGGCTCAGCCATGTGCCGCCAGCCGAGATGGAGCCGTTCTGGGATCTGCTCAGGTGGGCCCTGGCCCCTGGCGGCTGCGTGGTGTTCCTCGACGACTCGCCGGCGAAGGCGGAGATCGAAGAGCTGGCGGTCGGGGCGCCGGTACCGACGGTCCACCGCACCCTCGCCGACGGTTCCCGTCACCTCGCCGTGAAGGTGCTCCGCGACCCTGCCGGGCTCTCCTCCCAGCTGAACGGCCTGGGTTGGGAATCCCACGTCGAGGCGGTCGACCCCTTCCACCTGACGGGTGTGGCTCGCCCAAGGGAGACCGCATGA
- a CDS encoding N,N-dimethylformamidase beta subunit family domain-containing protein — protein sequence MSTINGYPARPSVRAGHVVRLHIATSAARFHVDFYRWGATPEHAGHIEWPGSAASSGRFDADWQWPAYEFLVPPEWRSGVYIAVLSTERPSGIPPLDAREARILLVVTSSAPSGRRVLYKIPTFTYQAYNTAGGGSLYSASQVTTRRPGGGVGGPVKGLPDAYDPSSPRQTFAHWDAPFIAWLEQNRIAADFCTDLDLHEGLFLRDGYRLLVSAGHDEYWSAETRRHVTTFRDAGGHIANFGANTCWWRVGVTPDGTELSCDKFPPGAPAGTDPDSSYGSPDHWWEAEPENALLGVSYRNGGGHWDGTRAPLGFTVTDAGHWAFSGTGLRTGDSLGHDGALIGYECDGAAYEPDAAGRPRPTGQDGTPKDFEILGVAELPSDWNFAAREPMPSPRAATLGLFTAAGTVFTAATTDWARLLATDPQVAAITRNVITRLS from the coding sequence ATGAGCACCATCAACGGCTACCCGGCCCGGCCGAGCGTCCGCGCCGGTCACGTGGTCCGACTGCACATCGCGACGTCCGCCGCACGGTTCCACGTCGACTTCTACCGCTGGGGAGCGACGCCGGAGCATGCTGGTCACATCGAGTGGCCCGGCAGCGCCGCCTCATCCGGACGATTCGACGCGGACTGGCAGTGGCCCGCGTACGAGTTCCTCGTACCCCCTGAGTGGCGTTCCGGGGTGTACATCGCGGTGCTGAGCACGGAGCGCCCGTCCGGCATACCGCCACTGGATGCCAGAGAAGCGCGCATCCTGCTGGTCGTCACCTCCTCCGCTCCCTCAGGCCGCAGGGTCCTGTACAAGATCCCGACCTTTACGTACCAGGCGTACAACACCGCAGGTGGGGGCAGCCTCTACAGCGCCTCGCAGGTAACAACACGCCGCCCCGGGGGTGGTGTTGGTGGGCCGGTCAAAGGCCTGCCGGACGCGTATGACCCATCGTCTCCGCGGCAGACGTTCGCGCACTGGGACGCCCCGTTCATCGCATGGCTGGAGCAGAACCGGATCGCCGCTGACTTCTGCACCGACCTGGACCTTCACGAGGGTCTGTTCCTACGCGACGGATACCGCCTCCTGGTCTCCGCCGGCCACGATGAATACTGGAGCGCCGAGACTCGCCGACACGTCACCACCTTCCGGGACGCTGGCGGCCATATCGCCAACTTCGGGGCGAACACCTGCTGGTGGCGAGTCGGAGTCACCCCTGACGGAACAGAGCTGTCCTGCGACAAGTTCCCCCCGGGTGCCCCCGCCGGCACCGACCCGGACAGCTCGTACGGCTCCCCGGACCATTGGTGGGAGGCGGAGCCGGAGAACGCCCTCCTTGGCGTGAGTTACCGCAACGGCGGTGGCCACTGGGACGGTACCCGCGCTCCCCTCGGATTCACCGTCACGGATGCCGGCCACTGGGCGTTCTCTGGCACGGGACTGAGGACCGGCGACAGCCTCGGGCACGATGGGGCGCTGATCGGCTACGAATGCGACGGCGCGGCCTATGAGCCCGACGCCGCTGGCCGCCCGCGTCCCACCGGCCAGGACGGTACGCCCAAGGACTTCGAGATCCTTGGCGTCGCCGAGCTCCCCTCGGACTGGAACTTCGCCGCTCGAGAGCCGATGCCCAGTCCCCGGGCGGCCACGCTCGGCCTCTTCACCGCCGCCGGCACGGTCTTCACCGCCGCCACCACCGACTGGGCCCGCCTGCTGGCCACCGATCCCCAAGTGGCAGCGATCACCCGCAACGTCATCACCCGTCTCTCCTGA
- a CDS encoding glycosyltransferase family protein: MSGYARPLNVVIGVNGIGMGHSVRQSVIAQYLRDRGHEVRIVTNGAARVEYFRDLGFTAWDGWMPTLLARGDRIRTSDAIRDNMWQAPVGVTKHLRLRRILRETGLPDVFVTDYEPNTPRLAYHFGRPLISVDQQSKYRHLDLPAVGRYARTADEQRLRYFAPRVDRSFICSYVPLEADDRRLEFIAPVIPDSVRSTPVTTEPLATAYFSRYFDHGPEESVGTLASVFRQYVPDRALRIYVQPTEIGNLRKYADGKIEICTFDREAFITDMARSEAVFSNAGFNLISEAFVLGKPVHLVPLPTYDQHWCAKVVQEAELGTSALRIDRGAILDFLNRTRELRDNVVRHRDQHLAIDPRERIASYLENLSAASPRALAPSTR; the protein is encoded by the coding sequence GTGTCCGGATACGCACGGCCGCTCAACGTGGTCATCGGTGTCAACGGCATCGGCATGGGCCACTCCGTCAGGCAGAGCGTGATCGCTCAGTACCTCCGCGACCGCGGGCACGAGGTGCGGATCGTCACCAACGGAGCTGCACGCGTCGAGTACTTCAGGGACCTCGGCTTCACCGCGTGGGACGGGTGGATGCCGACGCTTCTGGCCCGCGGGGACCGCATACGCACAAGCGATGCGATACGCGACAACATGTGGCAAGCACCCGTCGGCGTCACCAAGCACCTCCGCCTGCGTCGGATACTTCGCGAGACCGGTCTCCCCGACGTGTTCGTCACCGACTACGAGCCCAACACTCCACGGCTGGCCTATCACTTCGGCCGACCGTTGATCTCGGTCGATCAGCAGAGCAAGTACCGGCACCTCGACCTGCCGGCCGTCGGCCGGTACGCCAGGACCGCGGACGAGCAGCGACTGCGCTACTTCGCACCTCGCGTCGATCGGTCCTTCATCTGCTCCTACGTTCCGCTGGAGGCCGACGACCGACGGCTGGAGTTCATCGCCCCGGTCATCCCCGACTCGGTGCGCTCCACACCGGTCACCACGGAGCCTCTGGCCACGGCCTACTTCTCGCGCTACTTCGACCACGGCCCGGAAGAGTCAGTCGGTACCCTCGCCTCGGTCTTCCGCCAGTACGTGCCAGACCGCGCCCTGCGGATCTATGTGCAACCGACGGAGATCGGCAATCTACGCAAGTATGCCGACGGCAAGATCGAAATCTGTACGTTCGACCGCGAGGCGTTCATCACGGACATGGCGCGGTCCGAGGCCGTCTTCTCCAACGCCGGCTTCAATCTCATCAGCGAAGCCTTCGTACTCGGCAAACCGGTCCACCTGGTGCCGCTGCCCACGTACGACCAGCACTGGTGCGCCAAGGTCGTCCAGGAAGCAGAACTGGGCACATCCGCGCTGCGCATCGACCGCGGTGCGATACTCGACTTTCTCAACCGCACCCGGGAGCTGCGCGACAACGTCGTGCGTCACCGGGATCAGCACCTCGCGATCGACCCCCGGGAGCGGATCGCCTCCTACCTGGAGAACCTGTCGGCAGCCAGTCCGCGAGCCCTTGCTCCGTCCACCCGGTAG
- a CDS encoding FkbM family methyltransferase — protein MRKIFVDCGTNLGVVLNRFIHELPDHDFYAFEPNKDLIPSIRHEVERAAHSPHVEISNSAVWTHDGTIDLFLGHHESSTVMPGKRVPPMYDQQIDYSSPVPVPATDFSAWLQKTVSPDDHVVVKMDIEGAEYPVLTKLLADGTISLISVLYIEWHCDRFPAMSRADHDQIAGAVSACVDVRDWD, from the coding sequence ATGCGCAAGATCTTCGTCGACTGCGGCACCAACCTCGGAGTCGTGCTGAACCGCTTCATCCACGAGCTCCCGGACCACGACTTCTACGCCTTCGAGCCCAACAAGGACCTCATCCCCTCCATCCGCCACGAAGTCGAACGCGCCGCCCACTCCCCCCACGTCGAGATCTCCAACAGCGCGGTATGGACCCACGACGGAACGATCGACCTCTTCCTAGGCCACCACGAGAGCTCCACTGTGATGCCCGGCAAGCGCGTGCCGCCGATGTACGACCAACAGATCGACTACAGCTCGCCAGTCCCCGTACCCGCCACCGACTTCAGCGCCTGGCTACAGAAGACCGTCAGCCCAGATGACCACGTCGTCGTGAAGATGGACATCGAGGGCGCCGAGTACCCCGTACTCACCAAGCTGCTCGCCGACGGAACGATCAGTCTCATCTCCGTCCTCTACATCGAGTGGCACTGCGACCGCTTCCCCGCCATGAGCCGAGCCGACCACGATCAGATCGCCGGCGCGGTATCCGCCTGCGTCGACGTCCGCGACTGGGACTGA
- a CDS encoding histidine phosphatase family protein has product MHSKHIYLIKHGETEENLRGIHQGQAVGGVLSQRGGDDIRMVGDSLSAAEITVDQMLVSPMSRCRESAALLTAALEPADVRVDDRLAAKNSGHLGGRRRDLAVTEAARKRVPVHQLRTPGGESSEDVQARYVRLWDEVCAGPHRTTVLIGHGGGIACLLLRLTRNGFDRYLEHVPGSAGVTWVEVDEEAPRIRLMNVSAADLAGHLTARTAR; this is encoded by the coding sequence ATGCACTCGAAGCACATCTACTTGATCAAGCACGGCGAGACAGAAGAAAACCTCCGAGGCATCCACCAGGGCCAAGCCGTCGGCGGCGTGCTCAGCCAGCGTGGGGGCGACGACATCCGCATGGTCGGCGACAGTCTCTCGGCGGCCGAGATCACCGTGGACCAGATGCTCGTCAGTCCGATGTCCCGTTGCCGTGAGTCTGCCGCCCTGCTGACAGCCGCTCTGGAACCAGCAGACGTAAGAGTGGACGACCGACTGGCCGCCAAGAACAGCGGCCATCTCGGAGGCAGGCGCAGGGACCTCGCTGTAACCGAGGCCGCCCGTAAAAGGGTGCCTGTCCACCAACTCCGCACACCGGGTGGCGAGTCGTCCGAGGACGTCCAAGCCCGCTACGTGCGCCTGTGGGATGAAGTCTGCGCCGGACCACATCGCACGACCGTCCTCATCGGGCACGGTGGGGGAATCGCTTGCTTACTGTTGCGGCTGACAAGGAACGGCTTCGATCGCTACCTCGAGCACGTGCCCGGATCCGCAGGCGTCACCTGGGTCGAGGTGGATGAGGAAGCCCCTCGAATCCGGCTGATGAACGTGTCAGCCGCGGACCTGGCCGGTCACCTCACGGCCCGCACCGCCCGATGA
- the metG gene encoding methionine--tRNA ligase — MARHLVTSALPYINGIKHLGNMVGSMLPADVYSRYLRQRGHDVLYICATDEHGTPAELAAKEQGLPVAEFCAQAHDAQKAVYDGFELAFDYFGRSSSQQNVEITQHFARKLNDNGFIEERAIRQVYSPADGRFLPDRYVEGTCPHCGYDKARGDQCENCTRVLDPTDLINPRSAISGSTELEVRETKHLFLLQSKLQHEVEAWIDAVSEEWPHLSTAIARKWLTEGLHDRAITRDLDWGVPVPADTWPELAADGKVFYVWFDAPIEYIGATKEWADAAADGETRDWKSWWYEADDTVRYTQFMAKDNVPFHTVMFPATELGVREPWKKVDLVKGFNWLTYYGGKFSTSQKRGVFTDAALEILPADYWRYFLIANAPESDDSSFTWEHFTATVNKDLADTLGNFVNRVLSFSRKRFGDDVPAGATAGEAEAKLGEEIARLLAEYEDQMEVLQFRKAAAALRALWSAGNSYLEEKAPWLEIKTDPDGAALTLRTAMNLIHLYAVVSEPFIPATAAAMRGAFALEGDTATWVTAEQAKALAAVPAGTAFTVPPVLFAKITEEDLESYRERFGGAETA; from the coding sequence ATGGCTCGACACCTGGTCACCAGCGCGCTTCCCTACATCAACGGGATCAAGCACCTGGGCAACATGGTCGGGTCGATGCTTCCGGCGGATGTGTACTCCCGGTACCTCCGCCAGCGCGGTCACGACGTCCTCTACATCTGCGCGACCGACGAGCACGGCACGCCGGCAGAGCTGGCCGCCAAAGAGCAGGGGCTGCCGGTTGCGGAATTCTGCGCGCAGGCGCATGACGCACAGAAGGCCGTGTACGACGGGTTCGAGCTGGCCTTCGACTACTTCGGGCGCAGCTCCTCGCAGCAGAATGTCGAGATCACCCAGCACTTCGCGCGCAAGCTGAACGACAACGGCTTCATCGAGGAGCGCGCGATCCGCCAGGTGTACTCGCCTGCTGACGGTCGCTTCCTCCCGGACCGGTACGTCGAGGGCACCTGCCCGCACTGCGGCTACGACAAGGCCCGCGGCGACCAGTGCGAGAACTGCACCCGCGTCCTCGATCCGACTGACCTGATCAACCCGCGCTCGGCGATCAGCGGCTCCACGGAGCTGGAGGTCCGCGAGACCAAGCACCTCTTCCTGCTGCAGTCCAAGCTTCAGCACGAGGTCGAAGCATGGATCGACGCAGTCAGCGAGGAGTGGCCGCACCTGTCCACGGCCATCGCTCGCAAGTGGTTGACCGAGGGCCTGCACGACCGCGCGATCACCCGCGACCTGGACTGGGGTGTCCCGGTCCCGGCCGACACCTGGCCGGAGCTCGCGGCCGACGGCAAGGTCTTCTACGTCTGGTTCGATGCCCCGATCGAGTACATCGGTGCGACGAAGGAGTGGGCGGACGCCGCCGCGGACGGCGAGACCCGCGACTGGAAGTCGTGGTGGTACGAGGCCGATGACACCGTCCGCTACACCCAGTTCATGGCCAAGGACAACGTCCCCTTCCACACGGTGATGTTCCCGGCCACCGAGCTCGGCGTGCGCGAACCGTGGAAGAAGGTCGACCTCGTCAAGGGCTTCAACTGGCTGACCTACTACGGCGGCAAGTTCTCGACCTCCCAGAAGCGAGGCGTCTTCACGGACGCCGCCCTGGAGATCCTGCCCGCCGACTACTGGCGCTACTTCCTGATCGCCAACGCCCCCGAGTCCGACGACTCGTCCTTCACCTGGGAGCACTTCACCGCCACGGTCAACAAGGACCTGGCCGACACCCTCGGCAACTTCGTCAACCGGGTGCTGTCCTTCTCCCGGAAGCGGTTCGGCGACGACGTCCCGGCGGGCGCCACCGCCGGCGAGGCAGAGGCCAAGCTGGGCGAGGAGATCGCACGCCTGCTCGCCGAGTACGAGGACCAGATGGAGGTCCTCCAGTTCCGCAAGGCCGCGGCCGCGCTGCGCGCCCTGTGGTCCGCGGGCAACTCCTACCTGGAAGAGAAGGCCCCCTGGTTGGAGATCAAGACCGACCCGGACGGCGCCGCGCTGACCCTGCGCACGGCGATGAACCTGATCCACCTGTACGCGGTCGTCTCCGAGCCGTTCATTCCGGCTACGGCCGCTGCCATGCGCGGCGCCTTCGCGCTGGAGGGTGACACGGCGACCTGGGTGACCGCAGAGCAGGCCAAGGCCCTGGCCGCGGTTCCGGCCGGCACGGCGTTCACTGTCCCGCCGGTGCTCTTCGCGAAGATCACGGAGGAGGACCTGGAGTCCTACCGTGAACGCTTCGGCGGTGCTGAGACCGCCTGA
- a CDS encoding nucleotide sugar dehydrogenase: MIKNPDFQQLRVVVVGQGYVGLPLAVRAAEIGHRVVGLDVDAQRVKRLILGESYVEDIPDTRLAPLLASGAYRPSIDASDCEEFDIAIVAVPTPLRDGVPDLSHVEEAARMLGRHLRRGATVILESTTYPGTTEELFGPLLARTSGLTAGPDFHLGYSPERIDPGNPNWKLENTPKVISGIDAASMEVVRRFYSSLVDTTVPVASCKEAELTKLLENTFRHVNIALANELAIFAHELDIDVWAAIDAASTKPFGFMRFTPGPGVGGHCLPIDPSYLSWRVQRTLGRSFRFVELANDVNNHMPDYVVRRLVDGLNQRRKSLNGSRILLLGLAYKANTGDARETPAARIAELLTGMGAEVQAADPHVVDDAHPRAADLQTIERVAVSPEYLAATDAVVLLADHDAFDYPAITTHAPYILDCRRRLVGAHVDSL, encoded by the coding sequence ATGATCAAGAATCCTGATTTCCAGCAGCTCCGCGTCGTCGTAGTAGGCCAGGGGTACGTCGGACTCCCGCTCGCGGTGAGAGCCGCGGAAATCGGGCACCGGGTCGTCGGTCTCGATGTTGACGCGCAGCGCGTGAAGCGACTGATCCTCGGTGAGTCGTACGTGGAGGACATCCCGGACACACGGCTGGCGCCGCTCCTTGCTTCCGGCGCCTATCGCCCGAGCATCGACGCATCCGACTGCGAGGAATTCGACATAGCAATCGTCGCTGTCCCCACACCACTCCGCGACGGCGTGCCGGACCTCTCCCATGTTGAGGAGGCAGCGCGGATGCTCGGCCGCCACCTCAGACGCGGGGCAACCGTCATCCTGGAGTCCACCACGTACCCCGGCACCACAGAGGAGCTGTTCGGCCCCCTCCTCGCACGCACCTCCGGCCTGACTGCCGGCCCTGACTTCCACCTCGGCTACAGCCCCGAACGCATCGACCCCGGCAACCCCAATTGGAAGCTCGAGAACACCCCCAAGGTCATCTCCGGCATCGACGCCGCATCCATGGAAGTCGTCCGCCGCTTCTACTCGTCCCTCGTCGACACGACCGTCCCGGTCGCCAGTTGCAAGGAAGCCGAGCTGACCAAGCTCTTGGAGAACACCTTCCGGCATGTGAACATCGCGCTTGCCAACGAGCTGGCGATCTTCGCCCACGAACTGGACATCGACGTCTGGGCAGCCATCGATGCTGCTTCTACCAAGCCGTTCGGGTTCATGCGCTTCACCCCTGGCCCGGGCGTCGGAGGCCACTGCCTGCCCATTGATCCGTCGTACCTCTCCTGGCGCGTTCAACGCACCCTGGGACGCAGCTTCCGCTTCGTCGAGCTAGCGAACGACGTCAACAACCACATGCCCGACTACGTCGTCCGCCGCCTCGTCGACGGTCTCAACCAGCGCAGGAAGTCGCTCAACGGATCCCGGATTCTGCTGCTCGGTCTCGCCTACAAGGCCAACACCGGAGACGCCCGAGAGACCCCGGCAGCGCGGATCGCCGAGCTGCTCACTGGCATGGGCGCCGAGGTTCAGGCGGCAGACCCTCACGTCGTCGACGACGCGCACCCTCGTGCCGCCGACCTCCAAACGATTGAGCGAGTCGCAGTGAGCCCCGAGTACCTCGCGGCCACTGACGCCGTCGTACTGCTCGCCGATCACGACGCCTTCGACTACCCCGCGATCACCACACACGCTCCGTACATCCTCGACTGCCGCCGCCGACTCGTCGGTGCACACGTCGACTCTCTCTGA
- a CDS encoding NAD-dependent epimerase/dehydratase family protein — protein MKVVITGGAGFIGSNLARTLAEHPEITQIRVIDNLSTGYKDNLVSLDAHFIEGDIQDAALLDRVFHGADAVVHLAALPSVPRSVKDPLASHHANATGTLQVLEAARRADNLHVIAASSSSVYGSNQLLPKHEDLATAPMSPYAVTKLATEAYLGAYHHSYGLPVLPFRFFNVYGPGQRADHPYAAVIPKWINATLAGRPVIVHGDGTQTRDFTYVGTVCRVLTDALLRRVVESRPVNLAFGTRLSLLDLIPAIESTTGIRALREHTATRAGDVPHSQADGTRLRALFPAVKPVPIREGISATTDWLGTSIAGPLSPECPIGTSGLHFQSTTQAVVGDGLRSDQVDGSLMVHGR, from the coding sequence GTGAAAGTCGTGATCACCGGCGGCGCCGGATTCATCGGCAGCAACCTCGCCCGAACGCTGGCTGAGCACCCCGAGATCACCCAGATCCGGGTGATCGACAACCTCTCCACCGGTTACAAGGACAACCTTGTGAGCCTCGATGCTCACTTCATCGAAGGCGACATCCAGGACGCAGCTCTTCTGGACCGGGTCTTCCACGGCGCGGACGCCGTCGTCCACCTGGCCGCCCTGCCATCCGTACCGCGCTCCGTGAAGGACCCCCTGGCCAGCCACCACGCCAACGCAACCGGGACCCTCCAGGTCCTCGAAGCCGCGCGCCGCGCTGACAACCTGCACGTAATCGCAGCTTCCTCATCGTCCGTCTACGGTTCGAACCAGCTCCTCCCAAAGCACGAGGACCTCGCCACCGCCCCGATGAGCCCGTACGCGGTCACCAAACTCGCGACTGAGGCATACCTGGGCGCGTACCACCACAGCTACGGCCTGCCAGTCCTGCCCTTCCGCTTCTTCAACGTCTACGGCCCCGGCCAGCGCGCCGACCACCCATATGCCGCGGTCATCCCGAAGTGGATCAACGCCACGCTCGCCGGGCGCCCTGTAATCGTGCACGGTGACGGTACTCAGACGCGGGACTTCACGTACGTGGGCACCGTATGCCGCGTCCTCACCGACGCGCTGCTGCGCCGGGTAGTCGAGTCCCGGCCGGTGAACCTGGCCTTCGGGACACGTCTGTCGCTTCTGGACCTGATTCCTGCGATCGAGTCCACAACCGGAATCCGCGCTCTGAGGGAGCACACGGCCACTCGCGCGGGAGATGTCCCCCATTCCCAGGCCGACGGCACACGCCTGCGAGCGCTGTTCCCGGCGGTGAAGCCCGTACCTATACGGGAGGGCATCTCAGCAACGACGGATTGGCTTGGCACCTCGATCGCGGGTCCTCTGTCGCCAGAATGTCCAATAGGGACCTCTGGTCTCCATTTCCAGAGCACCACACAGGCGGTTGTCGGCGACGGCCTCCGGAGTGATCAGGTGGACGGCTCCCTCATGGTCCATGGCCGCTGA